Part of the Pseudarthrobacter sp. L1SW genome, TCAAGGTCCTGGCCGCCCTTGGCGTAAAGGCGGACACCAACCCGGGGATTGAGGCCGCGCTGGCGGAAGCGGAACTGGCGCCGTGGCGGCGCATGCTGCCTCCCGCCGTCGTTATCCAGCAGGGCGAGCCGGCGCTGGTCCCGGTCCATGTGCCGGACGGTGCCGCCGTCCAGCTAAGCATTGCCCTCGAGGACAGTGCAGGCACTGTGGACGCCGTCCAGCAGGACGTCTGGGAACAGCCCAAGGATATCGGCGGCGTGTCCATCGGCCGTGCCACGTTCGCCCTCCCGCAGGACCTGCCGCTTGGCTGGCACACCCTGACCGCCGAGTCCGGTGGCACCACTGCCGTGGCCACCCTGGTGGTGACGCCGCGCCAGCTGACAACCGCCAAGCCACTTGAACAGCGCCGAGGCTGGGGGCTTGCCACGCAGCTCTACTCCGTCCGCTCCCGGCGGTCCTGGGGTATTGGCGACTTCGCCGACCTGGCCGACCTTGCCGCCCTCACCGGTGAGCGCGGGGCGGACTACGTGCTGGTGAATCCGCTGCACGCCGCAGAGCCCGTGCCGCCGGTGCAGCCCTCGCCCTATTCCCCCTCCACCCGGAGGTTCTTCAACCCGCTCTACATCCGGGTGGAGGCGATACCCGAACTGGCCTACCTGAAGCCGCGCCGGCGTGCAGCGGTGGAGAAGCTTCGGGAGGAAGTCGCGGGGCTCAACAAGGACGCTGGCCGGCTGGACCGGAACGCCGTCTATGCCGCCAAACTCCAGGCGCTGGAACTGCTCTACCACGCGCGCCGTTCCCCTGCCCGGCAGGCTGCGTTTGATGAGTTCTGCCGGATCTCCGGGACCGGACTGGACGATTTCGCGCTCTGGTCCGCCATCCGTGAAGACGTTGCGCCGGACGATCCCCTGTGGACGGATCCGGCCACTTCCCTGGGCACACCCCAGGCCGAGGCGCTGCGGGAAAAGCTTGCGGACAGGATCGGGTTCCACCGCTGGCTGCAGTGGATCTGCGATGAGCAGCTTGAGGAGGCCCAGAAGGCTGCGCTGCGGTCCGGCATGCGCCTGGGTGTGGTGCACGATCTCGCCGTCGGAGTGGACCACAGCAGTGCCGACGCCTGGACCCTCCGCCACGTGCTCGCTCCGGCCACCAGCGTGGGCGCCCCGCCGGACATGTACAACCAGCAGGGCCAGGACTGGGGACAGCCGCCGTGGCACCCCGCCCGCCTGGCCGAGGCCGGCTACCAGCCGTTCCGGAACATGCTGGCCACGGTCCTGCGGCACGCCGGCGGCATCAGGGTGGACCACATCCTCGGCCTGTTCCGGCTCTGGTGGATCCCGGTTGGCAATGCCCCGGGCGATGGCGCCTACGTCCGTTACGACCATGAGGCGCTGATCGGCATCCTTGCTTTGGAGGCCCAGCGCGCCGGAGCTGTGGTGATCGGGGAGGACCTGGGAACTTTCGAACCGTGGGTGCGTGACTACCTTGCCGCCCGCGGCATCCTGGGAACGTCCATCCTTTGGTTTGAGTACGACGGCGATTCGCCCCTGGCGCCGGAAAAGTACCGGACGCAGGCACTTTCCAGCGTCAACACCCACGACCTTCCGCCCACGGCAGGCTACCTTGCCGGCGATCACGTGGCACTGCGCAGCCGGCTCGAGCTCCTGGAGCGGTCCGAGGAGGAGGAGCGGGCCGAACACAACGCCTCACTGGAGAAAATGCTGGCCCTGCTGCGCGAACGCGGCTACCTGCCCGGTGACGCCGGCGCGCTGGCGGAGACCGAGGAACGGACCATCGAGGCGCTCCACCTCCTGCTCACCCAGACGCCGTCGGTCCTGCTGGGCGTTGCGCTTGTGGATGCGGTGGGCGAGCGGCGCGTCCAGAACCAGCCCGGCACCACCGAAGCGCTGTATCCGAACTGGCAGGTTCCGTTGGCCGGGCCGGACGGCAAGCCCGTGCTCCTTGACGACCTTCCCGCCAACCCGCGGTTCAACTCGCTGCTGGCCGCCGTGGAAGGTGCCCTGCGCAGCTAGCCCGCCGCCGAGGGATCGGCTGGCACAGCAGCGCGGGGCCCCTTCCCGCCGTCCGATGATTCGGGACGGGCTGGAAGTGGCCCCGCGCTGTCCGCTTTTTTCGCGGAGGACTCCGCTAGCCCGCGGTGATCAGGTGGGTGAAGTGGTCATAGCGGAAGGTGAGCGGGCCGCCGTCGTGCTTGAACACAATGTCGCCACCGGGGGAGGCTCCGCCTGCGCCGTAGTTAACGTTCCAGGACCGGTCAAGGGCGGCCTTGAACTCGTAGGTGCCCGCGTCCAGGTTCGGCACGGCCAGCTTCCAGATGAGGTCGGCCGGGTCCAGTGCCAGCTGCGCCTGGTCGCAGGCGGGATCCCAGTCCGAGGCGCAGCCCATTTCGGTGTTCATGCTTCCGGCAGCCGCAACGGCGCCGGGCTGTTGGGAGGCGTACACGGCCGTGATCAGGTGGGTGGTGTTGTCATAGCGGAACGTCACCGGGCCGCCGGGATGGTCCAGCGTGATGTTCGGCCCGTTGGCTGCGCCGCCGGCTCCGTAGTTCTCCGCCCAGCCGCCGTTCAGCGCGGCCTTGTACTCGTACTGGCCCGGGTCAAGATCCACCGTGAGCCGCCAGACCTTGTCGGCAGGGTCCAGCGTCATCATTGCCTTCGGGCAGGTCGGATCCCACTGGCCCGTGCAACCCATGGCTTGGTTCAGGGACCCGACCACGGTCACCGAATTCGGCTGCGGGGCGTCGCCCACCGTGACGGTCCGGATGTCACTGGCCACGCTGAAACCGGGGCCGGCCATCGTGGCCCGGTACGCCACCTTGGTGCCATCCTCAAGGCTCGAGATGTCGTCCGAGGCCGAGTAGACGGGTGAGGACTCGTCGGTGGCAACCGTGGTCCACGCGCCGCCGGCGACGCTGCGTTCGAACGTAACCACGTGGCTTGCCTTCTCGGGATCGGCTGTGGCGCTGAGCTCCACCGAGCCTTTCACGTTGCTGCCCTCTTCCGGTTTCTGCAGCGTGAGGACGGGCGCGGGAACGCTTGCCGCGCGGGACTGCGACGTGGCGGTGTGCCCGCCGTTGTCCAGGACGGTGGCGCGGTACTCCACCGCCGTGCCGGCGTCGAAGGCCGCGACGTCGTGGAACACCTGGTACGGGGCAGTGTCGTCAGTGCCGATGGGTGTCCAGTCCCCGCCTGCTGCCTTGGCTTCGAAGGTGACCTCGTAGAACGACGAGCCGTCGACGTCTGCCGTCACCTTGAGGCGCCCGTTGTCACCCTGCGCGGGCGCCGGCTCCTGGAGGACGACGGCGGGCGCCGCCTTGGAGTGCGGGATCCTCCCGGACGACTCGTACACCACGGCGGAAAGCGGCGGGACGGTGACGGTGAGCTCGCCGTCCACCGAGGTTTTGGCCTCGTCCGCGCCTTCGCCGTAAATCCGGGTATAGGTGCGCTTGGCGATGTACGTGGGCACCTCGGCAGTTTGTGGCTGTTCGCTGTTGTTCAGCGCCACAACGTACTCGCGCTGGTCTTCCGCATCCGTGCGGGAGAAGGCGTAGATGCCGGCGCCGTCGGAGGCGTAACGGTGCTGGTGGGCGCCGTCCCGCAGGGCCGGGTGCTCCTTGGTGAGTGCGGCAAGCTCGCTAATCTTCGTGTACAGCGGGTGCCCGGGGTTGAAGTTGTCCTGGGCGTGGGTGGCGTCGGTGCCCAGGAGGTCGTCGTCGAGGTATGCCTCCACCTTGCTGCGGAAGAGGGTCTGGCGGGCGTCCTGGTCCCCGCCGGGGCCGGTGAAGCCCTGCTCGTCTCCGTAGTAGATCACGGGGTTGCCGCGGGAGAAGTACATCAGTTCGTGGGCCAGCTGGTCGCGGGCCACCTTCTCGGCGTCCGTTGCTCCGGGGTTGTCCGCTGCGACGAAGCTGCCGATGCGGCCCATGTCGTGGTTGCCCAGGAACGTGGGCAGCTGGTACACGTTCGAGTCTGCGTCCGTGTACCAGTCATCGCCTGCGAAGAAGGTCTCCAGCGTCCGGGTGTTCTGGCCCTTGGACGCGAAGCTCCGCGCTGCCTCCTGGAACGGGAAGTCCAGGACCGC contains:
- the malQ gene encoding 4-alpha-glucanotransferase, with product MPTDPPGPAAAAVEAADGGAVDPHLLQKLADAHGVGTSFQGWDGLPHTVAESTLIKVLAALGVKADTNPGIEAALAEAELAPWRRMLPPAVVIQQGEPALVPVHVPDGAAVQLSIALEDSAGTVDAVQQDVWEQPKDIGGVSIGRATFALPQDLPLGWHTLTAESGGTTAVATLVVTPRQLTTAKPLEQRRGWGLATQLYSVRSRRSWGIGDFADLADLAALTGERGADYVLVNPLHAAEPVPPVQPSPYSPSTRRFFNPLYIRVEAIPELAYLKPRRRAAVEKLREEVAGLNKDAGRLDRNAVYAAKLQALELLYHARRSPARQAAFDEFCRISGTGLDDFALWSAIREDVAPDDPLWTDPATSLGTPQAEALREKLADRIGFHRWLQWICDEQLEEAQKAALRSGMRLGVVHDLAVGVDHSSADAWTLRHVLAPATSVGAPPDMYNQQGQDWGQPPWHPARLAEAGYQPFRNMLATVLRHAGGIRVDHILGLFRLWWIPVGNAPGDGAYVRYDHEALIGILALEAQRAGAVVIGEDLGTFEPWVRDYLAARGILGTSILWFEYDGDSPLAPEKYRTQALSSVNTHDLPPTAGYLAGDHVALRSRLELLERSEEEERAEHNASLEKMLALLRERGYLPGDAGALAETEERTIEALHLLLTQTPSVLLGVALVDAVGERRVQNQPGTTEALYPNWQVPLAGPDGKPVLLDDLPANPRFNSLLAAVEGALRS
- a CDS encoding alpha-amylase family glycosyl hydrolase, which translates into the protein MADRFSNGSTANDQGGLGSDPMVSGFDPTNKGFYNGGDLAGLLDKIDYIQGLGTTSIWLTPSFKNKAVQKEDNSAGYHGYWITDFTQIDPHLGTNAELKALIDEAHARGMKVYFDIITNHTADVISYQDKARQGYVSKDEAPYKTADGVEFDDRDYAGSESFPKLDPQVSFPYIPELTGEEQNLKVPDWLNDPTLYHNRGDTTFAGEDAYYGDFFGLDDLFTEHPKVVSGMKDIYKTWIGDFGVDGFRIDTMKHVNNEFWQDFGPDVLNYAKAQGKDEFFMFGEVFDTTKSFTSQFTTRNQMQAVLDFPFQEAARSFASKGQNTRTLETFFAGDDWYTDADSNVYQLPTFLGNHDMGRIGSFVAADNPGATDAEKVARDQLAHELMYFSRGNPVIYYGDEQGFTGPGGDQDARQTLFRSKVEAYLDDDLLGTDATHAQDNFNPGHPLYTKISELAALTKEHPALRDGAHQHRYASDGAGIYAFSRTDAEDQREYVVALNNSEQPQTAEVPTYIAKRTYTRIYGEGADEAKTSVDGELTVTVPPLSAVVYESSGRIPHSKAAPAVVLQEPAPAQGDNGRLKVTADVDGSSFYEVTFEAKAAGGDWTPIGTDDTAPYQVFHDVAAFDAGTAVEYRATVLDNGGHTATSQSRAASVPAPVLTLQKPEEGSNVKGSVELSATADPEKASHVVTFERSVAGGAWTTVATDESSPVYSASDDISSLEDGTKVAYRATMAGPGFSVASDIRTVTVGDAPQPNSVTVVGSLNQAMGCTGQWDPTCPKAMMTLDPADKVWRLTVDLDPGQYEYKAALNGGWAENYGAGGAANGPNITLDHPGGPVTFRYDNTTHLITAVYASQQPGAVAAAGSMNTEMGCASDWDPACDQAQLALDPADLIWKLAVPNLDAGTYEFKAALDRSWNVNYGAGGASPGGDIVFKHDGGPLTFRYDHFTHLITAG